The Maylandia zebra isolate NMK-2024a linkage group LG14, Mzebra_GT3a, whole genome shotgun sequence genome includes the window GTTTCTCTAGTCACGGTCTCCATTAAAACCATCTAGAGTTTTTGCTGCTGAATGATCTACATGATGAGTTTGTTCCTGCCGCTGTTTCCTGTTTGCAGGAGGAGCTGGTGGAGCTGGTTCTGGGTCAGCAGCCGTCCCCGTCGAGCAGCTCCGGCCCCGAGACCCCGAGCACCCACCCGCCCTCTGTGACCTCTCATTCGCCAGCACCTCGCATCTCCACCTCCACTCCCGAGCCCCCCACACCTACACCAACTCCAACTCCTGACCCCCCCACTGTACACCCCGAGGCCCCGGCCCCACCCACAGAGACAGCCCCTGCTGAGCCTGACATTCAGGATGAAGACCAGGTAAACCCAGAACCGGCCGTTAAGTGTCCAAtaatgagagagggagagctcaGAGCGAGCTTATGTCCTGGTTCTGTTTTTAAACCCGAGTCTGAGTTTCCTGAGTGACTCTGTGTCTCGGTTCAGACCTGGGACCCCGAAGACGCCCCGGTTACCGGCCGCAGGGCGTCTCTGGCGGACCTGACCTGCCTGGATGACATCGAGGCGCTCAGCGTCCGGCAGCTGAAGGAAATCCTGGCCAGGAACTTTGTGGACTACAAAGGCTGCTGTGAGAAGTGGGAGCTGATGGAGAGAGTGAGGCGCCTGTACCAGGACCAGCAGAGCCTGCTGGGTGAGAGAGTCCACTGTTAACACGAAACAGACTTAATACATATACAGAAGGAGAGCGCCCCCTACAGTTACGCTTTCATGATACTCAAAGAAAACAAcgtgcactaaaattcaaaagGGAAGTGATTCTGAGTTTGTCCTGTTTGGTTCACGTTTGCaccaaatggtaaatggactgattctccCAGAGTGCTCAAAGCGCTCAGCATTTAAATCGGATCAGTTCTGATCACAGACGTGAAAAATAAGTTAGAGTAGGAAAAGTTTCCTCACGAGCGGACGTCCTCTCGGTTTAGAGAGGATGCTGCACACAGGCCTCCGTTCTTCAAACACTTTTGAAACAGCtttcttgtgtttctgttttgctttcagcTGCCAACGCTGTGAACGCTTCAGGTGAGTCTGATCACACCGAGTAACGCTGATGTCGTGTTTACATGCTGTTATTAAAGAAGCGGTTGTCGCTCCTTCGTCTCCAGAATCGGGCGGTGTCGGCACCGGAGGTCTGGAGGAGAACCTCTGTAAGATCTGTATGGACTCCCCCATCGACTGCGTGCTGCTGGAGTGCGGTCACATGGTCACCTGCACCAAGTGTGGAAAGAGAATGAGCGAGTGCCCCATGTGTCGCCAGTACGTCGTCAGAGCCGTCCACGTCTTCCGGTCCTGATCCTGGCTGCGGCTGAACCCAGGTAACCCGACCCAGACCTGGCAAACCAGTTTAACCCAGAGCGTGCATCCAGACCTAGTTTAACAAACTGGGCGCTGCCGCTTTAACAGTCTGATGTTGTTCTGGATTTAAACGAGTCTTCTTAAAgtgttttttcccttctttgtaGGACCGACTGCCTCCAAAGCAATAAACTGTAATCAGGTCTTTCTGAAGGGAACTTGACAGaatgggcttttattttgataactTTATTTTTCTAATGGTATGCCTGTCTGAAGACGGTGAGACGGGACCTTACCCCACCTTCAGAGCTGCTGTTTAGATGCACACACTGAATGTACAAACTCTCGCTGCGGAGAGTTCACCGCACATTTGTGAACTAATCGATTGAGAAACCACCGTGCCTTCATCGCCTTGCCGCCGCCTCGGTCTGACCTGCGGCCGTCAGCCTGCGCGCAGCCAGGCAGGAGTCTACCAATGCAGCAGGTGATGACAACCAGGAAGTCCTCGCGGTGCCTTCAAGTCCACGCTCGGCCTGCGTTCTTATCACAGTCATGTTTACGCTGCAATAAGGAAGTGAAGCGAACAGCAGCCGGCCCTCAGCCTTCAGTGTAATAACAGCAGCTTCAATGTGTCCTACACAGGAAGTTAATGATGCATTCTTCACATGGAACCATCTGTTCAGACAGATTTCTGTTTTACAGATAGTTTGCATaattaactgtttttttaaggAAATACTCAGGGAACCACCTTTAAATATCTATTTCTGTCTGAACGGCAGCCTAAACCTGGAAAGATGTTTTTGTTACAGAAGGAACATCTGCAGTCACGTCTCATATTCACACTAAATTTACCCTCAGTCACTGTCACTAACAGGAAACCACAGGAACATGAAAACCAGTATCCTTCTAATTACCATTTACAGTAAAGTCCAATCGTACACCTTCACATACGTGACATCATAGCAGgaaccagcagggggcagcacaCACATCACCTGAACTAAACAAACTCTAAGGATGGGACCAAATGCATAACGTGGAGCCGGCGCTTCCCCTGACGTCCGTGCACACGCTCACATTTCTGAATATTTTTAGGGCAACAAAGAAGTTCACGATGAAGGATTCAGACTTGGGTGGAGAAATGTCAGGACAGCATTCAGAGTCGGTGCTTATCACAAGGAACAAAGTCGGGAAACCGCGATTCCCAGCTAGCGTGTTGGCATGTAAGCACTTGCAGACTCAGAGGTCAGATTTCTTCCTGGCCTGGACCTCCAGCTCTTCATCCTCTCTGCCTGGAAACGACACAAACTGGAGGTTTGGGTGAAGCCGGAGCTTTAAATGTATTAACAGGTTTACTGGAAACAGCAGAGGCCCTGAAACGCTAACATGAGGGACTCCTTAAAGACAGAGGAAgactgtttgtgtgttattGAGCTTTTAGACTTTTTGGATTTAAGTTGACTTTGTTTGCACTAAACTGTtgattttaaactgtttttcagGAGGTTTGCAGGAGGACGGTTTGTCCTTTTCCCGAGGTTTTTATTCTAGTGAAATCACTGTGTTTGATCTTTGTGAACATTTTGGATTCAGATGGTGTTACTCGCTGGCCTTTAACCTGTAACTTCTTCCTCTGTGGTGCAGTGGGATCATGCGAGCTCAGCTGTGGAGCTCATACTGCACTATAGAGCTTCTAGCTGAAACTTACACAGGACCTTGTGTCTGTGAGCACGGTGAGGCGGGGCCAGTGAAAACAGCACAGCTGGAATGTAAACCTCTaatccagctgtttcctcattaGTCCCCTGGCTGCGAGCTTTTTAAAAGGACACACTGTGATCTGCAGACTTTAAGTTTTTACTTTAGCCGCCTCACGTTGACCTGTCTCTGTGTTGGAACCTTTATTTACTCAGAATGTTTCTGCAGCTACCAGTGAGACACGTTTTTACAGAGCGACAGGaagctttatttttctgagtgagCTTTGCATCGTATTCTAATAAAACTTGATTTTCATTGAGTTCTGTGTCCTGTGCTTCATTGGGTTTATTGAGGGGTGCTCAACATTTAACTGATTACGGTGGAATCTTTATTTTGTGACTTCACATAAGAAGCTTCGCAGGTCAAATTCAGCTTCATTTGTGCTTCTTCCTGTACGTAGTTCAGCTGCTTCAGCTCTGATGTCCATTTCTGGAAGCCTGCCGAGGGGCAGCACAGGTGTGCTGCTTGTACTTCCAGGCTGCGAGGAAGCCTGTGATCTAAGGGATGACTCCTAATTACATCTACCGCATATTTTAAAAATTCGGCTGCATTTGATAAGAACGTCTGATAACTGCTTTAAAAGATGTTTACTGGTGTACGTTCCAAAGATGGAAATTAGCAACCCCAGAGTTAAAATCCAGACTCCGCTCAACATTTTCTGGAAATGTATCTAAAATTTGATCTCGATATGGtttctagagatgctttttgagtaaaggtttaactacagccagcttgaaggcctgtggtacatagctgatcattagagataggttgatcatatttaagatcgaagcattaattaatggcaggacttctttgagcagttttgtaggaatggggtctaaaagacacgttgatggcttggaggaagtaattattgaagttaactcagaaagatcaattggagaaaaagagtctaacttaacatcaatggtactaagagtagctgtagataatattacatctgtgggatgattactggtaattttttctctaatgataaaaattttatttgtgaagaagttcatgaagtcattactagttaacgttaaagggatggttggctcaacagcaCTGTGATGAAGTCtactccccactgctgtgtGATCAACTTAGGTCCTCTTGCATTAATTGTCCAGGATGCTTCTCTTCTGCTCACGTGACACAAACAATCTAGCTAGCACCCTCTTTATTTTATAATGAATTTAAAGTCTTGCttataaaattttaaatgtcCTGTCTCCCATTTACCTGGCAGACCTTCTATATATACCCCACCGTCTCTGAGATCAGCTGGCCACTCACTCCTtggtgtccctgtgctgagacCAGCGATCGAGCTGCTGATCGTACTCTAGAATCTAGCTAGCACTACAGAAGAAGAGGTATAAAATGCAgtgtttctat containing:
- the rffl gene encoding E3 ubiquitin-protein ligase rififylin; the protein is MFASCCNWLCMDTANADQPTRSDRRHQSYTNSAFTSQPSPPPEHTCKACGGRLDTPATKHVCVDCKKNYCSRCSAQQAPRPRLCHTCQRFYGNLLERAELMKLKVKELRDYLHLHEVSTHMCREKEELVELVLGQQPSPSSSSGPETPSTHPPSVTSHSPAPRISTSTPEPPTPTPTPTPDPPTVHPEAPAPPTETAPAEPDIQDEDQTWDPEDAPVTGRRASLADLTCLDDIEALSVRQLKEILARNFVDYKGCCEKWELMERVRRLYQDQQSLLAANAVNASESGGVGTGGLEENLCKICMDSPIDCVLLECGHMVTCTKCGKRMSECPMCRQYVVRAVHVFRS